In Candidatus Sulfurimonas marisnigri, a single genomic region encodes these proteins:
- a CDS encoding sensor histidine kinase, with the protein MEISRITDSELLKEIGRRFEEKKASISEMEFMTKKLLELNEKNKNSQEVKSQFLSLIRNEFNNPMSSLLNITNMIVKKTTDQKIANLSAMMQSELLKLDFSLKNIFAASEIEAGETANDYSSVNIESIFNEKLDYFSFLIEEKSLKLKYIDGCKEKVISDSQKIDIILLNLISNACEYSYKNSEIIVSVECNDKNYIIKVEDSGEGVYEEHTKEIYNRFTHFETGNTRATAGLGLGLSVARGMVEALDGTIDNTIENGKTVFTVLISKIDERDIDISTGVGSNEFIFDHGDGIVEF; encoded by the coding sequence ATGGAGATTTCAAGAATTACAGATAGCGAGCTACTTAAAGAGATTGGGCGCCGTTTTGAAGAGAAGAAAGCTTCTATTTCAGAGATGGAGTTTATGACAAAAAAACTTCTTGAGCTTAATGAAAAAAATAAAAATTCACAAGAGGTTAAAAGTCAATTTTTATCTCTTATTAGAAATGAGTTTAATAACCCTATGTCGTCATTACTAAACATAACAAATATGATAGTAAAAAAAACAACAGATCAAAAAATTGCTAATTTATCAGCTATGATGCAGAGTGAGTTGCTAAAATTAGATTTTAGCTTAAAAAATATTTTTGCTGCTTCAGAGATAGAAGCAGGAGAGACTGCTAATGACTACTCTTCTGTTAATATTGAAAGTATTTTTAACGAAAAGCTAGACTACTTTAGTTTTCTAATTGAAGAAAAATCTTTAAAACTAAAATATATAGATGGATGCAAAGAAAAAGTTATTTCAGATTCTCAAAAGATAGATATTATTCTACTCAATTTAATATCAAATGCGTGTGAATACTCATACAAGAACTCTGAAATCATAGTATCTGTTGAGTGTAATGACAAAAATTACATAATTAAAGTAGAAGATTCAGGAGAGGGTGTGTATGAAGAGCACACTAAAGAGATATATAATCGTTTTACGCACTTTGAAACAGGAAATACAAGAGCTACGGCTGGATTAGGCCTTGGACTTAGTGTTGCTCGAGGAATGGTAGAAGCTCTTGACGGTACGATTGATAATACCATAGAAAATGGGAAGACAGTTTTTACAGTTTTAATAAGTAAA
- a CDS encoding methyl-accepting chemotaxis protein: MKKLTLTTRINLGFALLVIITLALGVISIVNMKSSEVDSHKLAEIYVPEVEIANNIERYAILAMYDIKSYSLSEDKKFLDSGRKTIKKVKHYLDEAKEFAQRFSLADLVKQEAEARKSIDIYEELVTEIEELKNATVNARILMDESADVFMKNANLYLYSSNKILEKEILNKSANYKLSRSVQKITLINEIINLVNDSAIKNFKFQSSGKVEILDSAFENFINIENRLKLIRKSTFIKADINKIDVLSNSTNNYEKAIKGYLFAWKEMKFINVQMDNAGGIVLKSSQIISKIAMENANNISKESEENLSKSSYILMVGLIISLIVGASISIFLGYFITKPIINAVKSIIESNEQVLSASTEIADSATALAEGASEQASSVEQVSATVEESTAINNQNSTNSREADILAKDAKASAENGSKKGEELIESMNEINKSSERISKIIKTIDEIASQTKLLALNAAVEAARAGEHGLGFAVVADEVKSLAQRSSDASTETAAIIEESIAQTKKGAEIAKLTSQSFEDILDRINKTSNLISEISVSAKEQSDGMNQIAIAISEIDQVTQQNAATSEETAASSEELSAQAVSMKETVNIIAAMVGESTTISENTHTINQVKRSPKKAKSVRSYSRGSKDIFPLDEEDLKEF; the protein is encoded by the coding sequence ATGAAAAAATTGACACTAACCACACGGATTAACTTAGGATTTGCATTATTAGTGATAATAACATTAGCTTTAGGTGTTATTTCTATTGTAAATATGAAAAGTAGTGAAGTTGATTCTCATAAATTAGCAGAAATATATGTCCCTGAAGTAGAAATTGCTAACAATATAGAGCGCTATGCAATATTAGCAATGTATGATATTAAGAGTTATTCTTTAAGTGAAGATAAAAAATTTTTAGATTCGGGAAGAAAAACTATCAAAAAAGTAAAACATTACCTAGATGAAGCTAAAGAATTTGCTCAAAGATTCTCTTTAGCTGACTTAGTTAAGCAAGAAGCTGAAGCAAGAAAAAGTATAGATATATATGAAGAATTAGTAACTGAAATTGAAGAACTTAAGAATGCAACTGTTAACGCAAGAATTTTGATGGATGAAAGTGCTGATGTATTTATGAAAAACGCTAATTTATATCTTTATAGCAGTAATAAAATACTTGAAAAAGAAATTTTAAATAAATCAGCTAATTATAAGCTTAGTAGAAGTGTTCAAAAAATTACATTGATTAATGAAATAATTAATTTAGTGAATGATTCAGCGATAAAAAACTTCAAGTTTCAATCATCTGGTAAAGTAGAAATTTTAGATTCAGCTTTTGAAAACTTTATTAATATTGAAAATAGACTAAAATTAATTAGAAAAAGCACCTTCATAAAGGCAGATATAAATAAAATAGATGTATTAAGTAATAGTACCAATAATTATGAAAAAGCTATTAAAGGATATTTGTTCGCATGGAAAGAGATGAAATTTATTAATGTACAAATGGATAATGCTGGGGGAATTGTCTTAAAATCCTCTCAAATTATCTCCAAAATCGCAATGGAGAATGCAAATAATATATCAAAAGAATCTGAAGAAAATTTATCAAAATCTTCTTACATTTTAATGGTAGGCTTAATTATTTCACTTATAGTTGGTGCTAGTATTTCTATATTTCTTGGATATTTCATAACAAAGCCAATTATAAATGCTGTTAAATCTATTATTGAATCGAACGAGCAAGTGTTAAGTGCTTCTACAGAGATTGCAGATTCTGCTACAGCTCTTGCAGAAGGTGCGAGTGAGCAAGCTAGTAGTGTTGAGCAAGTTAGTGCTACAGTAGAAGAGTCTACAGCAATTAATAATCAAAATTCAACTAACTCTCGTGAAGCTGATATCCTAGCTAAAGATGCTAAAGCTTCTGCTGAGAATGGTTCTAAAAAAGGTGAAGAATTAATAGAATCGATGAATGAGATTAATAAATCAAGTGAGAGAATTTCTAAAATTATCAAAACAATTGATGAGATTGCTTCACAAACAAAACTTCTGGCACTTAATGCTGCAGTAGAAGCTGCCCGTGCAGGTGAACATGGTCTAGGGTTTGCAGTTGTTGCAGATGAAGTTAAAAGTCTTGCTCAACGCTCCTCAGATGCTTCTACTGAGACAGCGGCTATTATCGAAGAGTCAATTGCTCAAACAAAAAAAGGTGCAGAGATAGCTAAACTTACTTCTCAATCATTTGAAGATATTCTAGACCGTATAAATAAAACATCTAACCTTATAAGTGAAATTTCTGTATCTGCAAAAGAACAGAGTGATGGAATGAATCAAATTGCTATAGCAATAAGCGAAATAGACCAAGTTACACAACAAAATGCAGCTACAAGCGAAGAGACAGCCGCATCTTCAGAAGAACTTAGTGCACAAGCAGTATCTATGAAAGAAACTGTAAATATTATTGCTGCCATGGTTGGTGAATCAACAACTATATCTGAAAATACACATACGATAAATCAAGTAAAACGTTCTCCAAAAAAAGCTAAATCTGTAAGGTCGTATTCAAGAGGTTCTAAAGATATCTTTCCATTAGATGAAGAAGACCTTAAGGAGTTTTAG
- a CDS encoding methyl-accepting chemotaxis protein translates to MTIKKQLTTALWLVGSIPFIVIALTSYYKSSTALSLEAVDKMEMARDLKKNQLLGYFEMLKGSVESFSENRNLHVMYDELVVLHNKYNVTPDGPWNITTNSEVLDVYARYDNYFRKYMDDNNLADITIMCAKHGHVMYSVQKNSDLGQNLITGELRNSPLAEAFNIALKDKESHLTDMSPYSPLKGSPVMFLGAPISEAGKVESVITVQIDSRLINKIMHDRTGMGETGETYLVGQDSLMRSDSFIDPKNRTVYASFKNPSVGSVKTSSAKNALSGETGTDIIVDYEGDYVMSAYTPFEFLDLKWAVIAEIERDEIFAAVIELRNYTLIMAAIFAILVISAALLLGSFITKPIINAVKSIIESNEQVLSASTEIADSATALAEGASEQASSVEQVSATVEESTAINNQNSTNSREADILAKDAKASAENGSKKGEELIESMNEINKSSERISKIIKTIDEIASQTKLLALNAAVEAARAGEHGLGFAVVADEVKSLAQRSSDASTETAAIIEESIAQTKKGAEIAKLTSQSFEDILDRINKTSNLISEISVSAKEQSDGMNQIAIAISEIDQVTQQNAATSEETAASSEELSAQAVSMKETVNIIAAMVGESTTISENTHTINQVKRSPKKAKSVRSYSRGSKDIFPLDEEDLKEF, encoded by the coding sequence ATGACAATTAAAAAACAGTTGACTACGGCACTATGGTTAGTAGGCTCGATACCATTTATAGTAATAGCACTTACATCTTATTATAAATCAAGTACAGCTCTATCTTTAGAAGCAGTTGATAAAATGGAGATGGCAAGAGATTTAAAGAAAAATCAGCTACTTGGTTATTTTGAAATGCTTAAAGGAAGTGTTGAGAGCTTTTCTGAAAACAGAAATCTTCATGTAATGTATGATGAATTAGTAGTACTGCATAATAAATATAATGTTACTCCAGATGGTCCATGGAATATAACTACTAACTCCGAAGTATTGGATGTTTATGCTAGGTATGATAATTATTTTAGAAAATATATGGATGATAATAATCTTGCTGACATTACTATTATGTGTGCAAAGCATGGACATGTTATGTACTCGGTACAAAAAAACTCTGATCTTGGTCAAAACCTTATAACAGGAGAACTCCGCAATAGTCCTCTTGCGGAGGCATTTAATATAGCTCTTAAAGATAAAGAGTCACATTTGACTGACATGAGTCCTTACTCGCCATTAAAAGGCTCACCAGTTATGTTTCTTGGAGCCCCTATATCTGAAGCTGGTAAAGTAGAGTCTGTGATTACGGTTCAGATTGATTCTAGATTAATTAATAAAATTATGCATGACCGTACAGGAATGGGCGAAACAGGAGAGACATATTTAGTTGGACAAGACTCTCTTATGAGAAGTGACAGCTTTATAGATCCGAAAAATCGCACAGTTTATGCTTCATTTAAAAACCCTTCAGTGGGGTCAGTAAAAACAAGTTCTGCGAAGAATGCTTTATCTGGAGAGACAGGCACAGATATTATTGTGGATTATGAGGGTGACTATGTTATGTCAGCTTATACCCCATTTGAATTTCTTGATTTGAAATGGGCAGTTATTGCTGAAATTGAAAGAGATGAAATATTTGCAGCTGTTATAGAGCTTCGTAATTATACGTTAATAATGGCGGCTATTTTTGCTATTCTTGTAATATCTGCTGCTTTGCTCCTAGGAAGTTTTATTACAAAGCCAATTATAAATGCTGTTAAATCTATTATTGAATCGAACGAGCAAGTGTTAAGTGCTTCTACAGAGATTGCAGATTCTGCTACAGCTCTTGCAGAAGGTGCGAGTGAGCAAGCTAGTAGTGTTGAGCAAGTTAGTGCTACAGTAGAAGAGTCTACAGCAATTAATAATCAAAATTCAACTAACTCTCGTGAAGCTGATATCCTAGCTAAAGATGCTAAAGCTTCTGCTGAGAATGGTTCTAAAAAAGGTGAAGAATTAATAGAATCGATGAATGAGATTAATAAATCAAGTGAGAGAATTTCTAAAATTATCAAAACAATTGATGAGATTGCTTCACAAACAAAACTTCTGGCACTTAATGCTGCAGTAGAAGCTGCCCGTGCAGGTGAACATGGTCTAGGGTTTGCAGTTGTTGCAGATGAAGTTAAAAGTCTTGCTCAACGCTCCTCAGATGCTTCTACTGAGACAGCGGCTATTATCGAAGAGTCAATTGCTCAAACAAAAAAAGGTGCAGAGATAGCTAAACTTACTTCTCAATCATTTGAAGATATTCTAGACCGTATAAATAAAACATCTAACCTTATAAGTGAAATTTCTGTATCTGCAAAAGAACAGAGTGATGGAATGAATCAAATTGCTATAGCAATAAGCGAAATAGACCAAGTTACACAACAAAATGCAGCTACAAGCGAAGAGACAGCCGCATCTTCAGAAGAACTTAGTGCACAAGCAGTATCTATGAAAGAAACTGTAAATATTATTGCTGCCATGGTTGGTGAATCAACAACTATATCTGAAAATACACATACGATAAATCAAGTAAAACGTTCTCCAAAAAAAGCTAAATCTGTAAGGTCGTATTCAAGAGGTTCTAAAGATATCTTTCCATTAGATGAAGAAGACCTTAAGGAGTTTTAG
- a CDS encoding response regulator: MSNIMENNMSKKIIIVDDSKTVLATAEMALEGLVNDGTIVLKTYVNPAELHDALIGGTEDYDLLISDINMPQLNGLDLAAELKQIANFKSKPILILTTESSAEMKTKGKEIGVTGWLVKPFSDEKLVKAIKMVLGI, from the coding sequence ATGAGTAATATAATGGAGAATAATATGAGTAAAAAAATTATAATAGTAGATGATTCGAAGACTGTTCTGGCAACTGCAGAAATGGCTTTAGAAGGCTTAGTTAATGATGGAACAATTGTCTTAAAGACATACGTGAATCCAGCAGAGCTTCATGATGCATTAATTGGTGGAACTGAAGATTATGACCTGCTGATTAGTGATATAAATATGCCTCAGTTAAATGGTTTGGATTTAGCAGCAGAACTCAAGCAAATTGCTAATTTTAAAAGCAAGCCAATTCTTATTTTGACTACAGAGAGTTCAGCTGAAATGAAGACAAAAGGAAAAGAAATCGGTGTTACTGGATGGCTTGTTAAGCCTTTTAGTGATGAGAAGTTAGTTAAAGCCATTAAGATGGTATTGGGAATCTAA
- a CDS encoding chemotaxis protein CheW, with translation MDNKKKIKEISTAHRYLTFFVDDEQYGIDISRIKEIIAPIAITHIPKTPPFVKGVINLRGSIIPVVDVRLKFDMQEREIDINTAIIIYEVDKSSIGFIVDQVEDVLSIEDKYISDAPRFGGNIDTTFIENIAEVGNDVIMLLNLEKIFEPEELLDITKLEHEYINEEE, from the coding sequence ATGGATAATAAGAAAAAAATAAAAGAGATTAGTACAGCGCATAGGTACTTAACCTTTTTTGTTGATGATGAGCAGTATGGTATAGATATCTCTAGAATAAAAGAGATTATAGCTCCTATAGCAATAACACATATACCAAAGACCCCACCATTTGTAAAAGGTGTTATTAATTTACGTGGTTCAATTATTCCCGTAGTTGATGTAAGACTGAAATTTGATATGCAAGAGCGTGAGATAGATATCAATACCGCAATTATAATCTATGAAGTAGATAAATCTTCCATAGGATTCATAGTTGATCAAGTAGAAGATGTTCTCTCTATAGAAGATAAGTATATTTCCGATGCCCCTCGATTTGGAGGAAATATTGACACAACTTTTATAGAAAATATAGCTGAAGTAGGTAATGATGTTATCATGCTTTTAAACCTAGAAAAAATATTTGAACCAGAAGAATTATTAGATATAACCAAACTAGAACATGAATATATAAATGAGGAAGAGTAA
- a CDS encoding CheR family methyltransferase, with protein MSIEENLSISEFKMFQKLIYNDIGISLADHKRTLVQSRLRKWIREFELANYQELYEKIANDNSGQMLMMLVNAITTNVTSFFREESQWIYLQNNLTEIFDIKNKRIRIWSAACSSGQEPYSIIIFLKEHLKNFDEWDIKILATDISEEILLKATSGIYVKKELEGMPKNILIKYFNGYKDESFMVKDEIKQYVVFRTFNLVTGDFSIFKNNFNIVFCRNVMIYFDRQTQNQLFEQFAKLLEKKSRLFIGHSESIHQKNYTYKLVAPSIYKLN; from the coding sequence GTGAGTATAGAAGAAAATCTAAGTATTTCAGAATTCAAGATGTTCCAAAAACTTATTTATAATGATATCGGAATTTCATTGGCGGATCATAAGCGTACACTTGTTCAATCACGACTTAGAAAATGGATAAGGGAGTTTGAACTAGCAAACTATCAAGAGCTTTATGAAAAAATAGCTAACGATAATAGTGGTCAAATGCTGATGATGCTAGTCAATGCGATTACAACAAATGTAACATCTTTTTTTCGCGAAGAGAGTCAGTGGATTTATTTACAAAATAATTTAACTGAAATTTTCGACATAAAAAATAAACGTATTCGTATCTGGTCAGCAGCTTGTTCTAGTGGACAAGAGCCTTACAGTATCATTATTTTTTTAAAAGAGCATTTGAAAAATTTTGATGAATGGGATATTAAAATTTTAGCAACAGATATATCTGAAGAAATTTTACTAAAAGCTACTAGTGGTATTTATGTAAAAAAAGAGCTAGAAGGTATGCCAAAGAATATACTAATAAAGTATTTTAACGGTTATAAAGATGAATCATTTATGGTTAAAGATGAAATTAAACAATACGTAGTTTTTCGTACTTTCAATCTTGTTACAGGTGATTTTTCAATTTTTAAAAATAATTTTAATATTGTTTTTTGTCGTAATGTGATGATTTATTTTGACCGTCAAACACAAAATCAACTTTTTGAACAGTTTGCAAAATTACTTGAAAAAAAATCACGACTATTTATTGGACATTCAGAATCAATACATCAAAAAAATTATACGTATAAATTAGTAGCACCATCAATATATAAACTTAATTAA
- a CDS encoding chemotaxis protein CheA has protein sequence MTKEQIRDIFIEEATEIIEKLDVDIINFEDNPQDKDLLNELFRGVHTLKGSANSFGFTRLGEFVHHFEDVLDYYRNTNDIVNPQNIDLFLSSVDIIKDVMWREVDGNEGVPDNFNNILEGIKSILSQSTVGSKVEHADLAIDFSEQAKVIKSNFSEEDIIRMKSTLNYGEELYHISLTLDDDIFFRGFDHARLFKLLSDEGQILESWWNMDDIPTLDELNPERSSIKHVDVFFASDKPSSEIEELFEYIDEHEYSFVHVEKDVEKKPEPEPLRDEDIKFGRREIDNEVKTSGRRANDRDDTKAGVGRRKNDARSFVKVDTTKLDELFDSIGEMVIAQNFLAENEEIKKIKSEGITKTINVLSKITRLIQNRVMSLRMVAVSDTFEKMKRVARDASKKVNKEISLEIYGADTEIDKTMVDALSDPLIHIMRNAIDHGLEDCTEDRIAVDKTAIGIIGLRAFHRGGNIAIEVSDDGRGINRDKVFSKAVERGLIEEDDDLTDAQVFSLIMQAGFSTADVISDISGRGVGLDVVRSSIEKLHGRVEIASEVGKGSTFTILLPLTLAIIDGMIVKSAGDTFIIPTLSVVESFIPSKEIVHSIKRKGEFVDLRGEMIPVVRLNHVLEIGEAKPNIWESTLMCVESEKGKYAILVDDLVGRQQVVIKSLGSTLSRIKELSGSAIMGSGEIALILNVEELLIQGCIK, from the coding sequence ATGACTAAAGAGCAGATACGAGATATATTCATTGAAGAAGCAACGGAGATTATTGAAAAGTTAGATGTTGATATTATTAATTTTGAAGATAATCCGCAAGATAAAGATTTACTGAATGAACTATTTCGTGGCGTACATACTTTAAAAGGAAGTGCCAACTCTTTCGGATTTACTAGACTTGGTGAGTTTGTGCACCATTTTGAAGATGTGCTTGATTATTACCGAAATACAAATGATATTGTAAATCCACAAAACATTGATCTATTTTTATCTTCTGTTGACATAATTAAAGATGTTATGTGGAGAGAAGTTGATGGTAACGAGGGTGTGCCAGATAATTTCAACAATATATTAGAAGGTATAAAATCTATTTTATCACAAAGTACAGTAGGTTCAAAAGTTGAACATGCTGATTTAGCAATTGACTTTTCAGAACAAGCAAAAGTAATAAAAAGTAATTTCAGTGAAGAAGATATTATTAGAATGAAGAGTACACTAAATTATGGAGAAGAGTTATATCACATTTCTTTAACCCTTGACGATGATATATTTTTTCGTGGGTTTGATCATGCACGACTCTTCAAGCTACTTAGTGATGAAGGTCAGATACTTGAATCTTGGTGGAATATGGATGATATTCCCACTCTTGATGAACTGAATCCGGAGAGAAGCAGTATTAAACATGTAGATGTTTTTTTCGCTTCTGATAAGCCATCAAGTGAAATTGAAGAGTTGTTTGAGTATATAGATGAACATGAATATAGTTTTGTACATGTAGAAAAAGATGTAGAAAAAAAACCTGAACCTGAACCACTAAGAGATGAAGATATTAAGTTCGGACGCAGGGAAATTGATAATGAAGTAAAAACATCTGGCCGTAGAGCAAACGATAGGGATGATACAAAAGCTGGAGTTGGTCGTAGAAAAAACGATGCACGCTCTTTTGTGAAAGTCGACACTACTAAGCTTGATGAACTTTTTGATTCAATTGGAGAAATGGTAATTGCACAAAATTTTCTTGCCGAAAACGAAGAGATAAAAAAGATTAAAAGTGAGGGTATTACAAAAACTATAAATGTCCTTTCAAAAATTACACGTTTAATTCAAAATAGAGTTATGTCACTACGAATGGTAGCCGTAAGTGATACTTTTGAGAAAATGAAACGGGTTGCTCGCGATGCAAGCAAAAAAGTAAATAAAGAGATATCTTTAGAAATTTATGGCGCTGATACTGAAATAGATAAAACAATGGTAGATGCTCTTTCTGATCCTCTTATCCATATCATGCGTAATGCAATTGACCATGGCCTGGAAGATTGCACAGAAGACAGGATTGCAGTAGATAAAACAGCTATAGGTATTATAGGACTAAGAGCATTTCACAGGGGTGGAAATATAGCCATTGAAGTTTCTGATGATGGACGAGGTATAAACCGTGATAAAGTCTTTTCTAAAGCAGTAGAGCGTGGACTGATTGAAGAAGATGATGATTTAACTGACGCTCAGGTATTTTCACTAATTATGCAGGCTGGTTTTTCTACAGCAGATGTAATTAGTGATATATCTGGTCGCGGAGTTGGTCTTGATGTTGTACGCTCATCAATTGAAAAGTTGCATGGACGAGTTGAGATAGCTTCTGAGGTTGGAAAAGGTTCTACTTTTACTATTTTACTTCCATTAACCTTAGCTATTATCGATGGTATGATTGTTAAAAGTGCCGGTGATACCTTTATTATTCCAACACTCTCTGTAGTCGAATCATTTATTCCCTCCAAAGAGATTGTTCACTCCATTAAACGAAAAGGTGAATTTGTTGATTTAAGAGGAGAGATGATTCCTGTAGTAAGATTAAATCATGTGCTTGAAATTGGTGAAGCTAAACCTAATATTTGGGAATCTACACTTATGTGCGTCGAGAGTGAAAAAGGCAAATATGCTATTTTGGTAGATGACCTTGTTGGAAGACAACAGGTAGTTATAAAATCACTTGGTTCAACGCTTTCAAGAATAAAGGAGCTATCAGGCAGTGCTATTATGGGTAGTGGAGAAATTGCTCTTATTCTAAATGTAGAAGAATTGCTTATTCAAGGATGCATAAAGTAG